The window CATCATTTAAATCCGCACACTTTAGGACCCATCAATCCCGATAGAGATATTGAAACCCTTAATGAAGACTTGGAATCGGAATTTATGGCTGATAGCGAATGTGAAGCACACACGGCCAGTCCAAGTCTTAACGCTTTGGATAGCGGAAACGAAGAGTATAGATTTACCACAggtaaaaatgaataaataaatttgtgggttgggttgggtttggtGATGGAAAGTTTATATTGttgcttttttttgttatttatttatagggCCAAAAGAAACTCTTGTTTAGCATCTCATATCTAGttgtttaagaaaaattattttttttaaaataagattaaaaGAACTTGTAAGTCGGTGTgtgtttgaattttttaattttaaccacTTTTAACGGaatgttattgaaaaaaaatcttttttaactaactaaacattttttttaactctttttaatgcagtGCCTTTAATTATCGTTAAACCAAGTGAGTattaagaaaacattaaagtCTCGCTGCTGCAAAATCCGCACTAACATGAATCATGATCACTTTAAACTTCTTTGAAGACTTAAGTATTTGGGCGCTTTTAACACGATTAACtctaataatttcttttaatttcctgATTTATttcgatacatttttttagCTGACAGCTACGTTCGGCATCCAAACACTTATCTACCAACTCACGGGTACAATATTCCCAGCGAAGCGGAAGGCGATCCTTTGCATAGTCCTGGAGCCGATTCAGACGATGTTGAACCTTACGGTTTTCCAAGCAATCGAAATCGACGAAAAAATTGCGATGATGATATAGGATCAGTTATTACAGCTTTAGGTAAAAGGATATTTCTATTTCATTAAGAcgaagtttttattttatttttgtagaaGAACGCGATTCATTATTAGGCCCAACGTACGGTAGTAACAGTGATATGTCGACGAATTTGTGTGAAATCGAAGATTCGGAGTGCGAAACCGAACAAAAACCATTAAATTACCTTGGGGTTCAACAAACGTCCGTTTGACGAAAAGAAACGAGGGAAAATCGAAGGattgcataaaaaaataaaaaagacttttattaaaatgattgaaataaaaaataaaaaaataagaaaaggtAAGGTGTTGAAGAAAGGAATTGATCCCGCGTTTTTTATCACATCCGATGCATATCATAACAAAGATATGAATACGAGTggagattaaattaaataatgatccaaaaaaatatcgaacaaaaataattcttgtaaataaaattaaaaaacataattgtAAATAGAcccataataaaattaacgataatgtattttttataaatgttatcttcttttcgataaaaaaaagaGACGAAAGGACCtagaaacaactttttcttggttttctttttttacattaagtACGAAAAAGTAATTATAAGTACCGCgacgttataaataattacaaagaaaccaactataaatatgtatatgtaATTTTACTGATGTTCCGTGTACGAAACTGAAAAAAACCTAAgacgaagaaaaaaatatttaaaatgtgcCTATAAACGCGTGCTCCCCCGCGATGAAAAAACACAACGAGGGAGccacttttatattaattttaataaaacgacTCTTCTAGATGTTAAGTTTTAAGTGATTGAGTTTAGTTAAATtgagttttagattttgacgGGATcgattttgttcaaaaattgaACCCGTCctttttatagtgaatttaCGTTGTTTTGCGTTGTACATGTGAtacgaaaaagaattaaaaaattgtgtttcCTCCAATTTATTAGttgtattatttctttttttaaatagtttaggTTAATTTCGATGTCgtccttttatttataaataattacattgtATTCCAACAATGTGTATAAGACTTTCTTAAAAacaagaataaattaattaaaaaaaattatttctttattttgagttgactttaaaaaatcataataatgatagtcggcattcaacatcatCGTCTGTTAGGCCCAACAAGTTGGTGTGTCTTATCAGCAGTGCTAATATTCCTGGGTTTGGCGATGTTAATGTCATTGATAGCAGAATATCAGTGTTAATGTGCCTTTCACAGCCCATTGGTAAGACATGTTGGAGCAGTTTTgggcatattgcttaaatctgtaaatggcaGTTCTGGCCAGTTTCTCCATATGTAAATGCAAAGGaaataggccaagcagaacttCCATTGCTAaagttggcgttgtgcttatcgcaccagagatttcTGAGAGAACTGAATCATAGGATGTATTTGATCAACCACAGTTACATAAAGcaagtacagtctttcagagGTAAACCCTAATTTTTTCTACAAAGATTACGACAAGTCGACAAAAATAATCTAGCTTTGTGTAAAACTACTTGCAGATGTCGATTTCCACGAGaaggttttgtctaggattactcctagatatttgacttcctttgagacaGGGATATTACAGGTTACATAACGTTAGATCCAAtcattttctcaaatttatcttaatattatcttatctattgtacaataaattatttacaacaaattacATAATATTTCATGATAAATAATCatgttctaaaaataaaatagtgcAAACACGTATGAACGGTTGcatgattaataataacatcgaCTCAGGTTTCTTCCCAATTAGCACTTGGCATCATTCATAAAAACAACGTTAACCTTCATATCgtttcatttcaataaaactCTTCAAAGATTCACAATTTACAATAAACAAGGTCAGTATCTTATTGtacaatcaaaatttatttatcgtTTTCTTATTCATCATTTCAGATGAATTTAATTCTTCAACTTCTTCTTGTAACTCCTCTAATACTATTTTTACTCAtctatatttattacaaacgaTCTTTTACTTACTGGGCGAGAAAAAATATACCAGTAATCAATAAACCAACGATTCCATTTGGTAATTTATCAAGTTCAAAAGATGGCGtggatttctcaaaatttttccaaGATCTTTACACagaattaaaatctaaaaatattccGTATTGCGGGTTTTACATTGGTCCATTTCCAAATTTGTTTGTAGCCGATTTAGATTTACTTAAATCGATGTTAACGAaagattttaaacattttatgagTCAAGGAAATTGGGTTGATGAAAAAGCAGATCCGTACAGcgcaaatttattttttatggatggtgaaaaatggaaagaaatgaGACCTAAACTCAGCCCATGTTTTACATCGGGTAAAATGAAAACGATGTTTCCTTACATGATGAAGTGTGGAGATTTACTTGGAGAACATGTTCATCAAGCTTGCATAGAAAGCAGATCGATTAATATCAAAGAAGTTCTTGGAATTTATATAGCGGAAGTTTTAGGAAGTTGTGTTTTTGGTTTACAATGTAATAGTTTCGATAATTCTAAATCAGGATTCATCGAAGCTGGACATAAAGCTTTTAAAGCCGGGCCTAGATTAGctttaagaagaattttaactTATATCTCgcctaaattaatttctttaattaaattaacatttttcccCAAAGAAGTTACTGGATTCTTTCGAAAAATAATCGACGAAGTTATTGCTTATAGAGAAACGAATCAGGAGAAGAGAAACGATTTAATGCAGGTTTTAATGGAGATGAAAAAAGATACCAAATTTTCTGTAGAAAACCTTTCAGCTCAAGCAATTGGCTTTTTTGCAGCTGGTTTTGAAACTTCTGCTGTTACAACCACTTTTTGTCTTTATGAATTAGCTAGAAATCCAGATATTCAAGAAAAACTTAGGAAAGAAATTTGGgagtgtttaaataaaaataaaggaaaatttagTTATGATGGAATtgttgaaatgaaatatttggATAAAATAGTTAATGGTACATCTTttatttgtaacttttttgaaataataacgattttttttagaaactttaaGACTTTATCCCCCTGGGGGAATTTTGCAACGTTTATGTACTGAAGATTACATTTTACCTAATGGGGAAATTTTGGAAAAAGGTACAGTTATTAATGCGAGTCAAATGGGTGTCCATAAAGATGAAGAATTTTATCCAAACCCTGAGAAGTTTGACCCAGAACGAT of the Onthophagus taurus isolate NC chromosome 10, IU_Otau_3.0, whole genome shotgun sequence genome contains:
- the LOC111428470 gene encoding cytochrome P450 6a2-like, whose translation is MNLILQLLLVTPLILFLLIYIYYKRSFTYWARKNIPVINKPTIPFGNLSSSKDGVDFSKFFQDLYTELKSKNIPYCGFYIGPFPNLFVADLDLLKSMLTKDFKHFMSQGNWVDEKADPYSANLFFMDGEKWKEMRPKLSPCFTSGKMKTMFPYMMKCGDLLGEHVHQACIESRSINIKEVLGIYIAEVLGSCVFGLQCNSFDNSKSGFIEAGHKAFKAGPRLALRRILTYISPKLISLIKLTFFPKEVTGFFRKIIDEVIAYRETNQEKRNDLMQVLMEMKKDTKFSVENLSAQAIGFFAAGFETSAVTTTFCLYELARNPDIQEKLRKEIWECLNKNKGKFSYDGIVEMKYLDKIVNETLRLYPPGGILQRLCTEDYILPNGEILEKGTVINASQMGVHKDEEFYPNPEKFDPERFNEENKSKRPHMTFLTFGEGPRICLGIKFAHLQIKIGIISILKDHQVSVDNFLEYPLEFKKNAIFLTPKYDILLKLKKST